One window from the genome of Pseudonocardia hierapolitana encodes:
- the glgX gene encoding glycogen debranching protein GlgX, producing the protein MPVFPLGAHADDGGVRFAVASTSADAVEVCLVDGVDRAPSEKRVALTERTFGVWHGYLEGVRPGQRYGYRVHGPYRPWDGVRANPAKILVDPYARLITGGVTDLRAARGWLDDPMTGPPSTVDSLGHVPLSVVAAPDAAAPSPRPHVPWSETVIAELHVRGYTKLHPEVPPEHRGTYLGLAHPAVIEHLCRLGVTAVELLPVAAVADEPPLLERGRSNYWGYATLGFLAPNPRYASRQGAEIEEFRAMVAALHTAGIEVILDFVPNHTAEGGIGGTTLSYRGLDAPAYYSLRSDGHDADITGTGNTLDAGSPTVIRLVCDAMRYWVTVMGVDGFRIDLASVLGRPRSGPFDPHAPLLTAIAVDPVLSTVKLIAEPWDATGEGYRVGGFGVAWSEWNGRYRDAVRDFWRGHGSIGEVASRLAGSSDLYRISGRRPWASINFVTAHDGFTLRDLVSYERKHNERNGEDNRDGTDDNRSQNFGEEGETASPARAARRLATARAMLGTLLLSTGTPMLLAGDELWRTQQGNNNAYCLDDETSWVDWSRRDEALAAFTARVARIRRSSPALHRDRFYRDGEVLWWHPSGRRIGGPDWHDADLRTLGLLRGEWLLLLHAGTEAVAATLPPGGPYTPELDSTRPDGVPATSRPLLGDTTITLPPRSLILLRTP; encoded by the coding sequence GTGCCGGTCTTCCCGCTGGGTGCCCATGCCGACGACGGAGGTGTGCGCTTCGCGGTCGCCTCCACCAGCGCGGATGCCGTCGAGGTGTGCCTCGTCGACGGCGTCGACCGCGCCCCGTCCGAGAAGCGGGTGGCGCTCACGGAGCGCACCTTCGGCGTGTGGCACGGCTATCTCGAAGGGGTGAGGCCGGGGCAGCGGTACGGCTACCGGGTGCACGGTCCGTACCGGCCGTGGGACGGTGTGCGGGCCAACCCGGCGAAGATCCTCGTCGATCCGTACGCGCGCCTGATCACCGGCGGCGTCACCGACCTCCGCGCCGCCCGTGGGTGGCTGGACGACCCGATGACCGGCCCGCCCAGCACCGTCGACTCGCTGGGGCACGTTCCGCTGTCGGTGGTGGCCGCGCCCGACGCGGCGGCGCCCAGCCCTCGCCCCCATGTGCCGTGGTCGGAGACGGTGATCGCCGAGCTCCACGTGCGCGGCTACACGAAGCTGCACCCTGAGGTGCCGCCCGAACACCGCGGCACGTACCTGGGCCTCGCCCATCCCGCCGTGATCGAGCACCTGTGCCGGCTCGGCGTCACGGCCGTCGAGCTGCTGCCGGTCGCGGCCGTCGCGGACGAGCCGCCGCTCCTGGAGCGCGGACGCTCGAACTACTGGGGCTACGCCACGCTGGGCTTCCTCGCCCCGAACCCCCGGTACGCGAGCCGGCAGGGCGCGGAGATCGAGGAGTTCCGCGCGATGGTGGCCGCGCTGCACACCGCAGGCATCGAGGTGATCCTCGACTTCGTGCCGAACCACACCGCCGAGGGCGGGATCGGCGGCACGACGCTGTCCTACCGCGGGCTGGACGCCCCCGCCTACTACTCGCTGCGCAGCGACGGCCACGACGCCGACATCACCGGCACCGGGAACACCCTCGACGCCGGCTCGCCCACCGTCATCCGCCTGGTGTGCGACGCGATGCGGTACTGGGTCACGGTGATGGGCGTCGACGGCTTCCGCATCGACCTGGCGAGCGTGCTCGGCAGGCCCCGCTCCGGCCCCTTCGACCCGCACGCGCCGCTGCTCACGGCGATCGCCGTCGATCCGGTCCTGTCGACGGTCAAGCTCATCGCCGAGCCGTGGGACGCCACGGGCGAGGGCTACCGGGTCGGTGGGTTCGGCGTGGCGTGGTCGGAGTGGAACGGCCGCTACCGCGACGCCGTGCGCGACTTCTGGCGTGGCCACGGCAGCATCGGCGAGGTCGCGTCGCGGCTCGCCGGGAGCTCCGACCTGTACCGGATCTCCGGGCGGCGACCGTGGGCGTCGATCAACTTCGTCACCGCTCACGACGGCTTCACCCTGCGCGACCTGGTCTCCTACGAGCGCAAGCACAACGAGCGCAACGGCGAGGACAACCGCGACGGCACCGACGACAACCGGTCGCAGAACTTCGGCGAGGAGGGCGAGACCGCCTCCCCGGCGCGCGCGGCCCGCCGGCTCGCCACCGCGCGGGCGATGCTGGGCACGCTGCTGCTGTCCACCGGCACGCCCATGCTGCTGGCAGGCGACGAGCTGTGGCGCACCCAGCAGGGCAACAACAACGCGTACTGCCTGGACGACGAGACGTCCTGGGTGGACTGGTCGCGGCGGGACGAGGCCCTCGCCGCGTTCACCGCCAGGGTGGCGCGGATCCGGCGCAGCTCCCCCGCGCTGCACCGCGACCGGTTCTACCGCGACGGCGAGGTGCTCTGGTGGCACCCGTCCGGCCGCCGCATCGGCGGGCCCGACTGGCACGACGCCGACCTGCGCACGCTCGGGCTCCTGCGCGGCGAGTGGCTGCTGCTCCTGCACGCGGGAACGGAGGCCGTGGCCGCCACTCTGCCCCCGGGCGGCCCGTACACGCCCGAGCTGGACAGCACGCGACCGGACGGGGTCCCGGCCACCTCGCGCCCGCTCCTCGGCGACACGACCATCACCCTCCCACCGCGCTCGCTCATCCTCCTCCGCACGCCGTGA
- a CDS encoding ABC transporter ATP-binding protein, whose amino-acid sequence MSGVTVRRGGSTLLRDVDWTVELDERWVVLGPNGAGKTTLLRLAAAELHPTAGTVHVLGEQLGRVNVFDLRTRIGLTSSALGLRVPNDEKVRDVVVSAGWGVLGRWRERYDAFDTDRADDLLAAMGMRGFADREYGTLSEGERKRTLIARALMTDPELILFDEPAAGLDLGGREDLVGRLTTLAADPDAPASVLVTHHVEEIPVGYSHALLLREGAVVASGLLEDVLTDENLSATFNLPLAVQKRRGRYTAWLR is encoded by the coding sequence ATGTCGGGGGTCACCGTCCGCCGCGGGGGGTCCACGCTGCTGCGCGACGTCGACTGGACCGTCGAGCTCGACGAGCGGTGGGTGGTCCTCGGTCCCAACGGCGCCGGGAAGACCACCCTGTTGCGCCTCGCCGCGGCCGAGCTGCACCCGACGGCAGGCACGGTGCACGTGCTCGGGGAGCAACTCGGCCGCGTGAACGTGTTCGACCTGCGGACCCGGATCGGGCTGACCTCCTCGGCGCTGGGCCTGCGCGTGCCGAACGACGAGAAGGTGCGCGACGTCGTGGTCAGCGCCGGGTGGGGAGTGCTCGGGCGCTGGCGGGAACGCTACGACGCGTTCGACACCGACCGCGCGGACGACCTGCTCGCCGCCATGGGCATGCGGGGGTTCGCCGACCGCGAGTACGGCACGCTGTCCGAGGGCGAGCGCAAGCGCACGTTGATCGCCCGCGCGCTCATGACCGACCCCGAGCTGATCCTCTTCGACGAACCGGCGGCCGGCCTCGACCTGGGCGGGCGCGAGGATCTCGTCGGGCGCCTCACCACGCTCGCCGCCGATCCGGACGCTCCCGCGTCGGTGCTGGTCACCCACCACGTCGAGGAGATCCCGGTGGGCTACAGCCACGCCCTGCTGCTGCGCGAGGGCGCCGTGGTGGCCTCCGGCCTCCTGGAGGACGTGCTGACGGACGAGAACCTGAGCGCGACGTTCAACCTGCCGCTGGCGGTGCAGAAGCGGCGGGGCCGCTACACGGCCTGGCTGCGGTAG
- a CDS encoding winged helix-turn-helix transcriptional regulator: MGTRRYDDPCGVARALDVVGERWTLLVVRELLFGPKRFSDLARGLLGMSQNVLSQRLRELADAGLVERRRMGPPVSGQVYELTERGATLRPVVIELARWGSRIPTTSRADLSADALALALLTTFDPDRAEDVRITLVLGDDRFVAEITDGRLEITRGEAERPDAEIHTDAAGLRSVVFGGRPLAEAIASGEVEVRGDTEAARRFASRFPRPAQVDGS, from the coding sequence ATGGGAACCCGGCGGTACGACGACCCCTGCGGGGTGGCCCGCGCCCTGGACGTCGTGGGCGAGCGATGGACGCTGCTCGTCGTCCGCGAGCTGCTGTTCGGGCCGAAACGCTTCTCCGACCTGGCCCGCGGCCTGCTCGGGATGAGCCAGAACGTGCTGTCGCAACGGCTGCGCGAGCTGGCCGACGCCGGGCTCGTCGAGCGGCGACGGATGGGGCCGCCGGTGAGCGGGCAGGTCTACGAGCTCACCGAGCGCGGGGCGACGCTGCGCCCGGTGGTGATCGAGCTCGCGCGATGGGGCAGCCGGATCCCCACGACGTCCCGCGCCGACCTGTCCGCCGACGCGCTGGCCCTCGCGCTGCTCACGACCTTCGACCCGGACCGGGCCGAGGACGTCCGGATCACGCTGGTGCTGGGCGACGACCGGTTCGTCGCCGAGATCACCGACGGCCGCCTCGAGATCACCCGCGGGGAGGCCGAACGCCCGGACGCGGAGATCCACACCGACGCGGCGGGCCTGCGGTCGGTGGTGTTCGGCGGCCGCCCGCTGGCCGAGGCGATCGCGTCGGGCGAGGTCGAGGTCCGAGGCGACACGGAGGCGGCTCGACGGTTCGCGTCCCGCTTCCCCCGCCCGGCCCAGGTCGACGGCTCCTGA
- a CDS encoding alpha/beta fold hydrolase, producing the protein MTTYVLVPGAGGQAWYWHRLLPELGTRGHQAIAVDLPAADDGAGFAEYADAVVAAIGDRRGGLVLVGQSLGGFTVPLVAERVPVDGIVLLNAMVPKPGESAGEWWEATGQAEARAAHAEREGRSADTFDPLVGFFHDVPPEVVAEAMAAGEPEQSGTPFEEPWPLTAWPDVPTRFLQGRDDRFFPLEFQRRVVAERLPGVEVEELPGGHLLALSRPVELAEALGDGSRRSLRSRRGGSG; encoded by the coding sequence ATGACGACCTACGTGCTCGTTCCCGGCGCCGGTGGCCAGGCGTGGTACTGGCACCGCCTGCTTCCGGAGCTGGGTACCCGGGGCCACCAGGCGATCGCGGTCGACCTCCCCGCCGCCGACGACGGCGCGGGGTTCGCGGAGTACGCCGACGCGGTGGTCGCGGCGATCGGTGACCGCAGGGGTGGCCTCGTCCTCGTCGGCCAGTCGCTGGGCGGGTTCACCGTGCCGCTGGTGGCCGAGCGGGTGCCGGTGGACGGGATCGTGCTGCTGAACGCGATGGTGCCCAAGCCGGGTGAGTCGGCGGGCGAGTGGTGGGAGGCCACCGGGCAGGCGGAGGCTCGTGCCGCCCACGCCGAGCGGGAGGGCCGGAGCGCGGACACCTTCGACCCGCTCGTCGGCTTCTTCCACGACGTTCCGCCGGAGGTCGTGGCCGAGGCGATGGCGGCGGGCGAGCCGGAGCAGTCCGGCACGCCGTTCGAGGAGCCGTGGCCGCTCACGGCGTGGCCGGACGTGCCCACCCGGTTTCTGCAGGGCCGGGACGACCGGTTCTTCCCGCTGGAGTTCCAGCGCCGGGTGGTGGCGGAGCGGCTGCCCGGCGTGGAAGTCGAGGAACTGCCGGGCGGGCACCTCCTCGCCCTCAGCCGACCCGTCGAACTGGCGGAGGCACTGGGGGACGGAAGCCGGCGGAGCTTGCGGAGCCGGCGGGGTGGGTCGGGTTAG